A region from the Spea bombifrons isolate aSpeBom1 chromosome 7, aSpeBom1.2.pri, whole genome shotgun sequence genome encodes:
- the LOC128502301 gene encoding taste receptor type 2 member 40-like, producing the protein MDMDSLIKSVCTVVQALESLTGITLNAFIIGVISLGFRKGRDVGNIDKILFALSLSSAAYAFTFLAFLFLTSYNSTGGTIFLGYFVTFSVTSCSWLTACLCVFYFIKIIQFTSGFLSWVKRKINAIVPWMIMVAEGVSLSCVLVHKEFQGQLSFMNSSAQLSAASGTSSTSLMFLVTNCLAFLIVTVTTLCTVGYLRLHIHRIKKGTSGSPQSHQNAAKTMIRLFILYLIFYFVFMTFYFQVAPPNSWWFQVNVMLGISFSSVQSVLLITASSRLSTAWLQLHRALRCLKTL; encoded by the coding sequence ATGGATATGGACTCTCTTATAAAGAGCGTGTGCACTGTTGTCCAAGCCCTTGAGAGTCTTACTGGAATAACCCTTAATGCTTTCATTATCGGTGTCATTTCTCTTGGTTTTCGTAAGGGACGAGACGTCGGTAACATCGATAAAATCCTTTTTGCTCTCAGCCTCTCCAGCGCAGCCTACGCCTTCACGTTTCTTGCCTTCTTATTTCTCACAAGTTATAATTCCACTGGCGGTACAATATTTCTCGGTTATTTTGTCACCTTCAGCGTCACGTCCTGCTCCTGGCTCACCGCCTGCCTCTGCGTCTTCTACTTTATTAAAATCATACAGTTCACTTCAGGCTTTCTCTCCTGGGTTAAACGGAAGATTAATGCTATCGTCCCCTGGATGATAATGGTGGCAGAAGGGGTGTCACTGAGTTGCGTCTTGGTCCATAAGGAATTTCAAGGCCAGCTGTCCTTCATGAACTCATCAGCGCAGCTCTCGGCAGCATCGGGAACGAGCTCCACCAGCCTGATGTTCTTGGTTACTAACTGTTTAGCCTTTCTAATTGTGACGGTCACCACACTGTGCACCGTGGGCTACCTCCGGCTACACATTCACCGAATTAAGAAGGGGACGTCCGGCAGCCCACAATCTCATCAAAATGCAGCAAAGACAATGATAAGACTGTTCATTTTATActtaatattttactttgtgtttATGACTTTTTACTTTCAAGTCGCCCCCCCAAACTCCTGGTGGTTTCAGGTGAATGTAATGCTGGGGATATCATTTAGTTCGGTACAATCGGTCCTTCTGATTACGGCCAGCTCGAGGCTGAGTACGGCGTGGCTGCAGCTGCACCGGGCTCTGAGATGCCTTAAAACTTTATGA
- the LOC128502303 gene encoding taste receptor type 2 member 40-like, which translates to MNPLTILSGIIALEILSGVLLNLFIALVCSKEWVTHGHLGLSDQILLIVGSSNLVLAILHTFNYLYFFFMYHLSFSGQLQKIATYFAFVSSICLSFSTAWLCIFYCIKVVKLQIPFATFLKTRFPKMLPRVMLLSMAGSALLCSFVSHYYFRNDAANHTLEAGHGSITAMKTDSLYYLFLFFGFCIPFVLVIAALAVTIRSLVLHIFRMQQTLQSVSHLHTHVGAIRTMTLLMGLYIFYYVSQVLLALDVFSEFSGWGYLCVITQYAYPGLKALLLILGNPKLRLKCTRRASMNIR; encoded by the coding sequence ATGAATCCACTAACCATCCTTTCTGGTATCATAGCTTTGGAGATACTCTCTGGTGTCCTTCTTAATCTGTTTATAGCTTTGGTCTGCAGTAAGGAATGGGTTACTCATGGACACCTGGGTCTGAGCGACCAGATTCTTCTTATTGTTGGATCTTCAAATCTCGTCCTGGCGATCCTTCACACCTTTAACTATTTGTACTTTTTCTTCATGTACCATCTCAGCTTCTCGGGGCAGCTTCAGAAGATAGCTACGTATTTTGCTTTCGTGTCCTCCATCTGCCTCTCGTTCTCGACTGCTTGGCTCTGTATCTTCTACTGCATCAAGGTCGTCAAGTTACAGATTCCTTTTGCCACATTCTTAAAAACACGGTTCCCCAAGATGTTACCGCGCGTCATGTTGCTGTCAATGGCTGGATCGGCTCTTCTTTGTAGTTTTGTAAGTCATTATTACTTTAGGAACGATGCAGCCAATCACACGCTGGAAGCTGGTCATGGGAGCATCACCGCCATGAAAACGGACTCTCTCTACTACCTGTTCTTGTTCTTTGGCTTCTGCATCCCCTTCGTCCTGGTGATCGCTGCTCTGGCCGTGACTATAAGATCCCTCGTCTTGCATATCTTCAGAATGCAGCAGACCCTGCAGAGTGTTTCCCATCTTCACACTCACGTCGGTGCAATAAGGACCATGACTCTGCTGATGGGCCTCTACATCTTCTATTATGTGTCTCAGGTGCTACTGGCTTTGGACGTGTTTTCGGAGTTTTCTGGTTGGGGGTATTTGTGTGTGATTACCCAATATGCGTACCCAGGATTAAAAGCCCTGCTTCTGATCCTGGGAAACCCCAAACTGAGACTAAAATGCACACGTCGAGCGTCAATGAATATCAGGTGA